A stretch of Carnobacterium iners DNA encodes these proteins:
- a CDS encoding DUF7309 domain-containing protein: MDQQKQLYSLAKQLYKENFWNDYLKTDLIAIQLANRKEPVIISVLGQTDHNYGFLFYRNLEELACFFEATIRAKQQNFRAMPDVIQLQNCLSLEFEDRGAISEEEYRLIKDSGVPFRGKKSWPIFVDYFPGYYPSIMDESDNLLIIEVIGKLIETAKDFKKKLVLDKDKKHPSEIPIRTYQKNDTYTDGLFRLPKKIMEGTSQFKKTAPILLTSFEMKRVNSQKLGSGIWEIDIDFMSSPVVSIEGERPFFPLALLIVDSEESEIICSEFFKPGDSETIQRLLIQLILSENKKPPKIVVSTNQYCRVARYLENLLLNLEIELVPIQKLPMISAFKKGLLDYL; encoded by the coding sequence ATGGATCAGCAAAAACAGTTGTATTCACTTGCTAAACAACTATATAAAGAAAATTTTTGGAATGATTATTTAAAGACTGATTTGATCGCTATCCAACTAGCTAACCGGAAAGAGCCGGTCATTATCTCTGTGTTGGGTCAAACAGATCACAACTATGGGTTTTTATTTTATCGGAATTTAGAAGAATTAGCTTGTTTTTTTGAAGCAACAATAAGAGCAAAACAACAAAATTTTCGGGCTATGCCAGATGTCATCCAATTACAAAATTGTCTGTCTTTAGAATTCGAAGACAGAGGGGCTATTAGTGAAGAAGAGTACCGACTCATCAAAGATAGTGGCGTACCATTTAGAGGGAAAAAATCTTGGCCAATTTTTGTGGATTATTTTCCAGGTTACTACCCTTCAATAATGGATGAATCAGATAATTTATTAATCATAGAAGTAATTGGAAAATTAATAGAAACAGCTAAAGATTTTAAAAAGAAATTAGTGCTTGATAAAGATAAAAAACACCCCTCAGAGATACCCATTCGAACCTATCAAAAAAATGATACTTATACAGATGGCTTATTTAGATTACCTAAAAAAATAATGGAAGGAACTTCTCAGTTTAAAAAAACCGCACCAATTTTATTGACCTCTTTTGAGATGAAAAGAGTAAATAGTCAAAAACTTGGTTCTGGTATATGGGAAATAGATATTGATTTTATGAGCTCTCCTGTTGTCTCGATAGAAGGAGAGAGACCTTTTTTTCCATTAGCGCTGCTAATAGTAGATAGTGAAGAAAGTGAAATTATTTGCAGTGAGTTTTTCAAACCAGGAGATAGCGAAACGATTCAGCGGTTACTCATTCAATTAATTTTATCAGAAAATAAAAAGCCTCCTAAAATTGTTGTTAGTACTAATCAGTACTGCAGAGTTGCTAGGTATTTAGAAAATTTATTACTTAACTTAGAGATTGAGTTAGTTCCTATTCAAAAATTACCAATGATTTCTGCTTTTAAAAAAGGACTACTCGACTATTTATAA
- the dhaK gene encoding dihydroxyacetone kinase subunit DhaK, with translation MKKIMNDPSSILDEMLDGIAFAYDNLVERLPESNVIHRKTSHNKKVALVSGGGSGHEPAHAGFVGQGMLSAAVCGEVFTSPTPDQILTGIKASDEGQGVFLIIKNYSGDIMNFDMAKELAEMEDIAVDFVVVDDDIAVKDSTYTAGKRGIAGTVFVHKILGAAADEGFSLKEIKQLADQLIPAIKSLGVALGAATVPEVGKPGFELAEDEIEFGVGIHGEPGYRREKIKPSKELAKEMIKKLKDEFQWEKGEKYALLVNGMGATPLMEQFIFMNDVKELLIKEGLELPFKKVGDYMTSIDMQGLSLTLVKLEDDKWLDYLNAPVKTIAW, from the coding sequence ATGAAAAAAATTATGAATGATCCCTCATCCATTTTAGATGAGATGCTTGATGGTATAGCTTTTGCCTACGATAATTTGGTAGAACGTTTGCCTGAATCAAATGTTATTCATCGAAAAACTTCACATAACAAAAAAGTAGCACTTGTTAGTGGTGGAGGAAGCGGTCACGAACCTGCTCATGCTGGTTTCGTTGGGCAAGGAATGCTTTCTGCTGCAGTTTGTGGAGAAGTATTTACATCTCCTACACCAGATCAAATTCTAACAGGCATTAAAGCTAGCGACGAAGGACAGGGTGTTTTCTTAATTATCAAAAACTACTCTGGAGATATTATGAATTTTGATATGGCAAAAGAATTGGCTGAAATGGAAGACATCGCTGTTGACTTTGTTGTTGTTGACGATGATATCGCTGTTAAAGATAGTACCTATACGGCTGGAAAAAGAGGCATTGCCGGAACTGTATTTGTTCATAAGATTTTAGGTGCTGCAGCCGATGAAGGGTTCTCTTTAAAAGAAATCAAACAACTAGCTGACCAACTGATTCCAGCCATTAAATCTCTTGGCGTAGCTCTAGGTGCTGCTACTGTTCCAGAAGTAGGAAAACCTGGCTTTGAATTAGCTGAAGATGAAATTGAATTTGGTGTTGGTATTCATGGTGAGCCCGGTTATCGTAGAGAAAAAATTAAACCTTCTAAAGAATTAGCAAAGGAAATGATCAAAAAATTAAAAGATGAGTTTCAATGGGAAAAAGGCGAAAAATATGCCTTATTAGTTAATGGTATGGGCGCAACACCTTTAATGGAGCAGTTTATCTTTATGAACGATGTCAAAGAATTACTAATAAAAGAAGGACTCGAATTACCCTTTAAAAAAGTGGGAGATTACATGACCTCAATTGATATGCAAGGACTCTCATTAACGTTAGTCAAATTAGAGGATGACAAATGGCTTGACTATTTGAACGCACCTGTAAAAACTATTGCTTGGTAG
- the dhaL gene encoding dihydroxyacetone kinase subunit DhaL, whose amino-acid sequence MLSLENTKKWLTLFTAQLIENKAYLSELDTAIGDGDHGNNMARGATALNDALDSETPEDIPSLLKLIGMTLVSKVGGASGPLYGSAFISMAKASQESSDLSLLLEAGLEGIQKRGKAVVGEKTMIDEWFPVIEAIKENKLTVELIEESVQLTKDMKATKGRASYLGDRSIGHIDPGAMSSSYLFKTMMEAGVYDN is encoded by the coding sequence ATGCTATCTTTAGAAAATACAAAAAAATGGCTCACTCTTTTTACAGCTCAATTAATAGAGAATAAAGCTTATCTTAGTGAATTGGACACAGCCATTGGCGACGGAGATCACGGCAACAATATGGCTCGAGGAGCAACAGCTTTAAACGATGCTTTAGATTCTGAAACTCCAGAAGATATTCCTTCTTTATTAAAATTAATTGGGATGACTTTAGTCAGTAAAGTCGGTGGTGCTTCTGGACCATTGTATGGCTCTGCTTTCATCAGTATGGCAAAAGCCAGTCAAGAAAGTTCTGATTTATCTCTCTTACTGGAAGCCGGCTTAGAGGGTATTCAAAAAAGAGGAAAAGCTGTAGTTGGTGAAAAAACAATGATCGATGAGTGGTTCCCAGTTATTGAAGCTATCAAAGAAAATAAGCTAACCGTTGAATTAATTGAAGAAAGTGTTCAACTTACTAAAGATATGAAAGCTACTAAAGGACGCGCATCTTATTTAGGCGATCGCTCAATAGGTCATATTGACCCAGGTGCTATGTCTAGTAGTTATCTATTTAAAACGATGATGGAAGCAGGTGTTTACGATAACTAG
- the dhaM gene encoding dihydroxyacetone kinase phosphoryl donor subunit DhaM, translating to MTREYAVLLISHVEDLANGVATLLNEIAADVTIKTAGGTSQGTVGTSFDKINDRLESFEEETILAFYDLGSAKMNLELASEISDKNILVYDTAFVEGAYTAAALLQAKAPLKAIEEQLIPLKIK from the coding sequence ATAACTAGAGAGTATGCAGTTCTATTGATTTCACATGTAGAAGACTTAGCAAATGGTGTTGCAACATTACTAAACGAGATTGCCGCAGATGTTACAATTAAAACCGCTGGCGGAACTTCACAAGGAACGGTTGGAACTAGCTTTGATAAAATAAATGACAGGCTAGAATCTTTTGAAGAAGAAACTATTTTAGCTTTTTACGATTTAGGCAGTGCAAAAATGAATTTGGAATTAGCTTCTGAGATTTCCGATAAAAATATACTCGTTTATGACACAGCTTTTGTAGAAGGTGCCTACACAGCTGCTGCGTTACTGCAAGCAAAGGCTCCGCTCAAGGCAATTGAAGAACAGCTCATACCTCTGAAAATAAAATAA
- a CDS encoding OsmC family protein, giving the protein MAIETFHAVAKSIGGLKVSCTSRNFEFILDEPKNLGGSNEAMNPVEALLSSLGGCKVIVARSFAKMHGINLKDIRVELEGELDPDGFMGKNKDAKIGFSSIVSKMYIDADNTDEEIANFVAFIDRTCPVADTIHNAPTTKTEIHKL; this is encoded by the coding sequence ATGGCAATAGAAACATTTCATGCAGTAGCTAAATCAATCGGTGGATTAAAAGTCTCATGTACCTCAAGAAATTTTGAATTCATATTGGATGAACCAAAGAACTTAGGTGGATCAAATGAAGCGATGAATCCTGTTGAAGCGCTACTATCTTCTCTTGGTGGTTGTAAAGTAATCGTAGCTCGCTCTTTTGCTAAGATGCACGGTATTAACTTAAAAGATATTCGTGTAGAGTTAGAAGGCGAATTGGATCCAGATGGTTTTATGGGAAAAAATAAAGATGCTAAAATAGGTTTCTCCTCAATTGTATCTAAAATGTATATTGATGCAGATAATACAGATGAAGAAATTGCAAATTTCGTAGCTTTCATTGACCGCACTTGTCCAGTAGCTGATACGATTCATAATGCACCAACTACTAAAACAGAAATACACAAACTTTAA
- a CDS encoding DUF1456 family protein, whose product MNNNDRLVRLRYALDIKDAEMVDIFKLGELEITKEEVQQLLTKVKAKQNQEDDEGYSVNEYMKKCKNTVLESFLNGLIVFKRGKQEVKPGEPIKKAEVMIRNDQSVNNVLLKKLKIALSLTSDDILGILDETGVHLSKSELSAVLRREGQRNYKECGDRYARNFLKGLAIRYRND is encoded by the coding sequence ATGAATAATAATGATAGACTTGTACGCTTAAGATATGCATTAGACATTAAAGATGCAGAAATGGTTGATATATTTAAATTAGGTGAGTTAGAAATAACTAAAGAAGAAGTTCAACAACTTTTAACAAAGGTTAAAGCCAAACAAAATCAAGAAGATGACGAAGGCTACTCAGTTAATGAATACATGAAAAAATGTAAGAATACGGTATTAGAATCTTTTTTAAATGGATTGATTGTCTTTAAAAGAGGCAAACAAGAAGTTAAACCAGGAGAACCGATAAAAAAAGCAGAAGTAATGATAAGAAACGATCAAAGTGTTAATAACGTTTTGTTGAAAAAATTAAAAATAGCTCTTTCTTTGACTAGTGATGATATATTAGGGATTTTAGACGAAACAGGTGTTCACTTATCAAAAAGTGAATTAAGTGCTGTTTTAAGAAGAGAAGGACAGCGCAATTATAAAGAATGTGGTGACCGTTACGCTAGAAACTTCTTGAAAGGATTAGCTATTCGTTACCGAAATGACTAA
- the uraA gene encoding uracil permease, with amino-acid sequence MSKKNIIQVDEKVPVKLLIPLSLQHTFAMFGASVLVPIIFGIDPSIVLLMNGLSTLLFIFITRGKAPAYLGSSFAFIGPTSIIIANQGFQYAQGAFVVLSLIGCLLALFIHRVGTGWINVVLPPAAMGAVVALIGLELASNTVNGGTIGANLMTDTATPQNFIIFFITLGVAVLGSVLFKGFLSTIPILISIIAGYLTAIAFGMVDFAPVLEASLFTIPYFQWAKFDLQSTLTMLPVLLVVTSEHIGHQVVTSNVIGRDLMKEPGLHRSLFADYLASAISGLIGGVPTTTYGENIGVMAITGVYSVRVIAGAAIFSIFMAFVGPLAALISTIPGDVIGGVTFLLYGMIGTSGLRLLVESKVDYSQSRNLILTSIVFVAGLSGLTVNFAGIELKGMILASVVGIILSVSFYLFDKLGWMNE; translated from the coding sequence ATGTCAAAGAAGAATATTATTCAAGTAGATGAAAAGGTCCCAGTAAAATTACTTATTCCTTTAAGTCTTCAACATACGTTTGCAATGTTTGGAGCATCGGTTTTAGTGCCTATCATTTTCGGAATTGATCCAAGTATTGTTTTATTAATGAATGGACTTTCAACATTGTTGTTCATTTTCATTACAAGAGGAAAGGCTCCTGCTTACCTTGGTTCAAGTTTTGCTTTTATCGGACCAACCAGTATCATTATTGCCAATCAAGGATTCCAATACGCACAAGGAGCATTTGTTGTTTTAAGTTTAATCGGTTGCCTTTTGGCACTCTTCATTCATCGAGTGGGAACAGGATGGATCAACGTTGTCCTTCCTCCAGCAGCTATGGGAGCCGTTGTCGCTTTAATTGGTCTAGAATTAGCAAGCAATACTGTTAATGGTGGGACAATCGGTGCTAACTTAATGACTGATACTGCGACTCCTCAAAACTTTATTATTTTCTTCATCACTTTAGGTGTAGCTGTTTTAGGCTCGGTATTATTTAAAGGCTTTTTATCTACTATCCCCATTTTAATCTCCATTATTGCTGGTTATCTTACCGCAATCGCATTTGGTATGGTTGATTTTGCTCCTGTTTTAGAAGCATCTTTGTTCACAATACCATATTTTCAATGGGCAAAATTTGATTTACAATCTACTTTAACAATGCTGCCGGTTCTTCTAGTGGTAACTTCGGAACATATCGGACACCAAGTTGTGACGTCTAATGTGATTGGCCGAGATTTAATGAAAGAACCAGGCTTGCACCGTTCATTATTTGCAGATTACTTAGCTTCGGCTATTTCCGGCTTAATTGGTGGTGTTCCTACAACTACTTACGGTGAGAATATCGGCGTGATGGCTATTACCGGCGTTTATAGCGTTCGAGTCATTGCTGGTGCAGCTATTTTCTCTATTTTCATGGCTTTTGTCGGACCATTAGCAGCTTTAATTTCTACTATTCCTGGAGATGTTATTGGCGGAGTAACCTTTTTGCTTTATGGAATGATTGGAACAAGCGGATTACGTTTATTAGTTGAATCAAAGGTTGATTACAGTCAATCTAGAAACCTCATCTTAACATCAATCGTTTTCGTAGCTGGTTTAAGTGGCCTAACTGTTAACTTTGCCGGCATTGAGTTAAAAGGAATGATTCTTGCCAGTGTTGTTGGTATTATCTTGAGTGTCTCATTTTACTTATTTGATAAATTAGGCTGGATGAACGAATAA
- a CDS encoding NUDIX hydrolase has translation MNLKEQLTQYKPYNDREAVDQKEILRYLMTFDNLLTRENEQAHFTASAWVVNKKRTKVLMAYHNIYQSWSWVGGHTDGDTDLLHVAFKETQEETGLTNLTAISKEIYSIEILEVPAHIKKDKPIAKHLHLNLTYLIEADEDELTSIKPDENSGVEWKELDDAVMACSEAEMKVIYQKLNQKLKRYAKK, from the coding sequence ATGAACTTAAAAGAACAATTAACTCAATATAAACCGTACAATGATCGAGAAGCTGTAGATCAAAAAGAAATACTGCGTTACTTGATGACTTTCGATAATTTATTAACTAGAGAAAATGAACAGGCTCATTTCACTGCTTCAGCGTGGGTGGTAAATAAGAAGAGAACAAAAGTATTGATGGCGTATCATAATATTTATCAATCGTGGTCATGGGTTGGCGGACACACAGACGGCGATACTGATTTGCTACACGTAGCTTTCAAGGAAACACAAGAAGAAACAGGCTTGACAAATCTTACAGCAATTTCCAAAGAAATTTACTCCATTGAGATTCTAGAAGTTCCAGCTCATATAAAAAAAGATAAACCAATAGCCAAACACCTGCATTTAAATCTTACCTATCTCATTGAGGCAGATGAAGATGAATTAACCTCTATTAAACCGGATGAAAACAGTGGCGTAGAATGGAAGGAATTAGACGATGCCGTTATGGCATGCAGTGAAGCAGAGATGAAAGTTATCTATCAAAAGTTAAATCAAAAATTAAAAAGGTATGCAAAAAAATAG
- a CDS encoding coenzyme F420-0:L-glutamate ligase: MERAVGTVVRGLRGPIINEGDNIEKIVVDTVLNAAKVEGITFEDRDIITITESIVARAQGNYVSIDDIAEDIQTKYGDEKIGVIFPILSRNRFSNILRGIAKGAKSIVLMLSYPSDEVGNQLVDIDELDVRGVNPWTDVLTESEFREHFGYKKHEFTGVDYIEYYRSIIEAEGTSCEIIFSNDPKTILKYTKSVLASDIHSRARTKRILTNAGAEKVYGLDDVLSKSINGSGFNESYGLLGSNKATDDTLKLFPHSCQPIVDHIQEKMREQTGKLIEVMVYGDGAFKDPVGKIWELADPVVSPAYTSGLAGTPNEVKLKYLADNNFSHLRGKELKEAISSYIVNKKEDLVGAMEAQGTTPRRLTDLIGSLSDLTSGSGDKGTPIIYIQGYFDNFTE, from the coding sequence TTGGAAAGAGCCGTTGGAACAGTTGTACGTGGTCTTCGAGGACCAATTATTAATGAAGGTGATAATATTGAGAAAATCGTAGTAGATACTGTATTGAATGCAGCAAAAGTTGAAGGCATAACTTTTGAAGATCGCGATATTATAACGATTACCGAATCAATCGTCGCACGCGCACAAGGAAATTATGTTAGCATCGATGATATTGCTGAAGATATTCAAACAAAATATGGAGACGAAAAAATTGGGGTTATCTTTCCAATTCTTAGTCGTAATCGTTTCTCAAATATTTTACGCGGTATTGCAAAGGGAGCAAAAAGTATTGTTTTGATGTTGAGCTACCCTTCTGATGAAGTGGGTAACCAACTTGTTGATATCGATGAATTAGATGTTAGAGGCGTTAATCCTTGGACAGATGTATTGACTGAAAGTGAATTCCGTGAGCACTTTGGTTATAAAAAACACGAATTTACTGGTGTTGATTATATCGAATACTATCGCTCAATCATCGAAGCTGAAGGAACGAGTTGTGAAATTATTTTCTCAAACGATCCAAAAACAATTTTAAAGTATACAAAAAGTGTACTAGCAAGTGATATCCATTCAAGAGCTAGAACAAAGCGAATTCTTACTAATGCTGGAGCCGAAAAAGTATACGGCCTTGATGATGTGTTATCAAAATCAATTAATGGCAGTGGCTTTAATGAATCTTATGGTCTACTTGGATCTAATAAAGCTACCGACGATACCTTAAAATTATTTCCTCATAGTTGTCAACCCATTGTTGATCATATTCAAGAAAAAATGAGAGAACAAACAGGTAAACTAATCGAGGTAATGGTTTATGGAGATGGAGCCTTTAAAGATCCTGTCGGAAAAATTTGGGAATTAGCAGATCCAGTTGTTTCTCCTGCTTATACGTCCGGTCTTGCTGGTACACCTAATGAGGTAAAACTGAAATATTTAGCAGATAACAACTTCTCGCATCTTCGTGGGAAAGAGTTGAAAGAAGCGATTTCTAGTTACATTGTAAACAAAAAAGAAGATCTTGTTGGCGCGATGGAAGCTCAAGGGACAACTCCTCGTAGACTAACTGATTTAATTGGATCTTTATCTGATTTAACTTCCGGTAGTGGAGATAAAGGGACGCCTATTATCTATATTCAAGGATATTTTGATAACTTTACAGAATAA
- a CDS encoding histidine kinase N-terminal 7TM domain-containing protein — protein MNSPLTAYIALISASGVLNVYLCLYVYFKRQRYRNIACYFMIYTATIAIYCFASAFSLMSVTLEQIKFWTTIQYIGMPISAILGLLFIMHYLGLHLSKIKIVALLVVPIITSIMVATNDFHHLYYRVFEIDPVLGAPYINQEIGLWYMIHGAYIFFCMLVALLLAISHWKEIAKIYRPQLLSLILGQFIPMVTAFLYLMELTPRGVDPVPMILWLSSILYLWSISSSRMFTLMPVAKNLIFNSINDGVMVLDESLQLIEFNQICGKYFPKLNKTLIGKYFYDIWLELIGKTFPLVLELESHNQEIQLVVKETKRIYQIRVSPLIEVGNNKGLIIIFTDITELRELQIKLEYQASYDGLTQIYNRRAFMEHCEQNFLEAEQKEIPFTVILMDIDHFKKVNDTYGHYIRDQLLKHVVNIFKSQLTKGQIFARYGGEEFALSLNGYTAVEAELLGNRLRESLEGQSLYSSKGIISVTFSMGVAQAVPDKIETIDQLLNKADKALYSAKQAGRNQVHVYKRVK, from the coding sequence ATGAACTCACCTCTGACAGCTTATATAGCACTTATTTCTGCATCGGGCGTATTAAACGTGTATTTATGTTTATATGTGTATTTTAAACGTCAACGCTATAGAAATATTGCTTGTTATTTTATGATCTATACTGCAACAATAGCGATTTATTGTTTTGCTTCAGCTTTTTCTTTAATGAGTGTGACACTAGAACAAATAAAATTTTGGACAACTATTCAATACATCGGTATGCCAATTTCTGCGATATTAGGTTTACTATTTATCATGCACTATCTAGGACTTCATCTTTCAAAAATTAAGATAGTTGCTTTACTTGTTGTACCAATAATCACTTCAATTATGGTAGCAACGAATGACTTTCATCATCTTTATTATCGGGTTTTTGAAATAGATCCTGTTTTAGGAGCACCTTACATAAATCAAGAGATAGGCCTATGGTATATGATTCATGGAGCGTATATCTTTTTTTGTATGCTAGTCGCTCTTTTACTAGCTATATCACATTGGAAAGAGATAGCAAAAATATATCGGCCACAGTTACTTTCTTTGATATTAGGACAATTTATTCCTATGGTAACAGCTTTTTTATATTTAATGGAACTTACTCCTCGAGGGGTTGATCCTGTTCCAATGATTTTATGGCTTTCTTCGATTTTATATTTATGGTCAATTAGTTCGTCTCGAATGTTTACATTAATGCCTGTTGCAAAAAACCTTATATTTAATAGTATAAATGATGGAGTAATGGTATTGGATGAGTCTCTTCAGTTAATTGAATTTAATCAAATTTGTGGGAAATATTTCCCGAAGTTAAATAAGACGTTGATTGGAAAATATTTCTACGATATTTGGCTTGAACTAATAGGTAAGACTTTCCCCTTAGTACTTGAGCTGGAGAGTCATAACCAAGAGATACAATTGGTCGTTAAAGAAACAAAACGTATTTATCAAATTCGCGTCTCGCCATTGATTGAAGTTGGAAATAACAAAGGTCTGATTATAATTTTTACAGATATTACTGAATTGAGAGAATTACAAATTAAACTAGAGTATCAGGCTAGCTATGATGGATTAACTCAAATATACAATCGCCGTGCTTTTATGGAACATTGCGAACAAAATTTCTTAGAAGCAGAGCAGAAAGAGATTCCCTTTACAGTTATCTTGATGGATATTGATCATTTTAAAAAAGTAAATGATACGTATGGACATTATATAAGGGATCAATTACTCAAACATGTTGTAAACATTTTTAAAAGCCAATTAACAAAAGGACAGATTTTTGCTAGATATGGTGGGGAGGAATTTGCTTTATCCTTAAATGGATATACAGCAGTAGAGGCTGAGTTATTAGGAAATAGGCTACGTGAAAGTTTGGAAGGACAGAGCCTTTATTCTTCTAAAGGGATTATCTCAGTTACTTTTAGTATGGGAGTAGCCCAAGCAGTACCGGATAAAATAGAAACGATAGATCAGTTATTGAATAAAGCGGATAAAGCATTATATTCTGCAAAACAAGCAGGACGTAACCAAGTCCATGTTTATAAGAGAGTTAAGTAA
- the add gene encoding adenosine deaminase yields MEEKIVHQLPKVELHCHLDGSVPMETLKKMAKKQQFDLALLDQIIAPAKCTNLVDYLKGFDIIHQLMQTYEQLEESAYATAKAAALENVRYMELRFAPLLHIEADLTVPEVIAAVSGGIRRAMEESTIVVNLLICGMRQHSNEDNLTMLSEVIKIKEELMVGFDMAGPEPDFANDHIEPLTTCAKENELQITLHSGECGCAHNVVQAIRLGAKRIGHGIAIQKNEAAQALCLEKETIIEMCPTSNIQTNAVKDWEDYPLVDFLEKGISCCINTDNRTVSNTTLTKEYMLLAEHTGISYPTMKLLNLNGLKGAFTTPELKGQLFKVMEEDYAPYM; encoded by the coding sequence ATGGAGGAAAAAATCGTTCATCAATTACCTAAGGTAGAATTACACTGTCATTTAGACGGTTCTGTTCCTATGGAAACACTAAAAAAAATGGCAAAAAAACAACAGTTTGATCTAGCTTTACTTGATCAAATTATTGCACCAGCAAAATGTACTAACTTAGTCGATTATTTAAAAGGTTTTGATATTATTCATCAGCTAATGCAAACTTATGAGCAACTGGAAGAGTCAGCCTACGCAACTGCAAAAGCTGCAGCTTTAGAAAATGTTCGCTACATGGAGTTGCGTTTCGCTCCACTCTTGCATATCGAAGCGGATTTAACCGTACCAGAAGTTATTGCAGCAGTCAGTGGAGGAATTCGCCGTGCTATGGAAGAGTCTACCATTGTAGTAAATTTATTGATATGTGGGATGCGCCAGCATTCTAACGAAGATAATCTTACGATGTTATCTGAAGTCATAAAGATAAAAGAAGAGTTAATGGTTGGTTTTGATATGGCTGGTCCAGAACCTGATTTTGCAAACGATCATATTGAACCATTAACGACCTGTGCAAAAGAAAATGAATTACAAATCACACTTCACTCTGGTGAGTGTGGTTGTGCTCATAATGTTGTTCAAGCGATACGCTTGGGAGCAAAACGTATTGGACATGGGATAGCTATTCAAAAAAATGAAGCGGCGCAAGCACTTTGTTTAGAAAAGGAAACCATCATCGAAATGTGCCCGACTAGTAATATCCAAACCAATGCGGTTAAAGACTGGGAAGATTATCCTTTAGTCGATTTTTTGGAAAAAGGAATAAGCTGTTGTATCAATACAGATAATCGTACCGTTTCAAATACAACGTTGACGAAAGAATATATGCTATTAGCTGAACATACTGGAATTAGTTATCCAACAATGAAATTATTAAACCTAAATGGCTTAAAAGGTGCTTTCACGACTCCAGAGCTAAAAGGACAGCTTTTCAAAGTAATGGAAGAAGATTACGCACCCTACATGTAA